A genome region from Camelina sativa cultivar DH55 chromosome 10, Cs, whole genome shotgun sequence includes the following:
- the LOC109126924 gene encoding small acidic protein 1-like, producing MRPMQLDMLSEMDDAGSSMAMDVDDLEAMEILNEGGLISESKLTDADFFNKFDDDFDDTDIN from the coding sequence atGAGGCCGATGCAGCTGGATATGTTGTCGGAGATGGATGATGCAGGCTCCTCGATGGCCATGGACGTTGATGACCTCGAAGCTATGGAGATCCTCAACGAAGGAGGACTTATCTCAGAGAGCAAGCTCACCGACGCCGATTTCTTCAACAAATTCGACGATGATTTCGATGACACCGATATCAACTGA